A window from Theobroma cacao cultivar B97-61/B2 chromosome 3, Criollo_cocoa_genome_V2, whole genome shotgun sequence encodes these proteins:
- the LOC108661209 gene encoding GPI ethanolamine phosphate transferase 1-like, producing the protein MVLPLFSDNGFLSRLNSIFLGFAPTFLLLSIGYEAVFYGALGLVLMAWILFENSLLYLSKVKKSSASRKNLEEHFFLENEVRYLQLSDVRIPLTFTTEN; encoded by the exons ATGGTCCTCCCATTGTTTTCCGATAATGGTTTCTTGTCTAGGCTCAATTCTATATTTCTTGGTTTCGCACCAACATTCCTTCTGCTATCTATTGG ATATGAAGCTGTCTTCTATGGTGCACTTGGTCTTGTACTAATGGCATGGATACTGTTTGAAAACTCACTTCTTTACTTAAGTAAAGTGAAAAAATCTTCTGCTTCTAGAAAGAATTTGGAAGAACATTTCTTTCTCGAAAATGAAGTTAGATATTTGCAGCTGTCTGATGTGAGAATTCCATTAACCTTT ACCACTGAAAACTGA
- the LOC108661126 gene encoding uncharacterized protein LOC108661126, with translation MMIGGGRFPLSNRIANEKGLLIHLLRPLQDPRQRSSRPPASFPQGALFCSNTTNNSYSRRRWFSPVLSSISKSSAQAVSLGLAGVVVFATAASVYAKERPPAEIKPKDVVLNQFMFVPASSQVRVFLDFYDIPYKVVQVHSFTMIYHTKLWKSNSLLVVDGEQLVDTSDSCCPNSTIDKLAEKVLPKKTIS, from the exons ATGATGATAGGTGGTGGAAG GTTTCCTCTTTCCAATAGGATCGCCAATGAGAAGGGCCTCCTCATTCACCTCCTCCGTCCTCTCCAGGACCCGCGACAGAGGAGCAGCCGCCCTCCAGCCTCATTTCCTCAGGGAGCGCTCTTTTGCAGCAATACAACCAACAATTCCTACAGTCGCCGGCGTTGGTTCTCCCCAGTCCTCAGTTCCATTTCCAAAAGCTCGGCTCAAGCTGTCTCTCTCGGTCTTGCCGGCGTTGTCGTCTTTGCCACCGCTGCTTCGGTCTACGCCAAGGAGCGGCCACCAGCCGAGATCAAGCCAAAAGACGTTGTTCTTAATCAGTTTATGTTCGTTCCTGCTTCCAGTCAAGTTAGAG TATTCTTGGACTTCTATGATATACCTTACAAAGTCGTGCAAGTCCATTCCTTTACTATGATATACCATACAAAGTTGTGGAAGTCCAATTCTTTACTCGTGGTCGATGGTGAACAGCTGGTAGACACATCAGATTCTTGTTGTCCTAACT CTACTATTGACAAATTGGCTGAAAAGGTCCTTCCAAAGAAAACGATTAGTTGA
- the LOC108661127 gene encoding prostaglandin E synthase 2-like: MKSLLSRAARWVDSHLVPVLSLNMYRNSFEACESVDHITSNGDFCFLEKITAKYAIASSVYLMCKILKKLYFITDERGLLYEAAETWVDALNGGIFLLLPCSICVGGSKPNLADLAVFGALRFSRNLSSGRDVVGHTRIGEWYSRMEEVVGGLSRIKA, from the exons ATGAAATCTCTACTTAGCAGAGCTGCTAG GTGGGTTGACAGCCACTTGGTGCCTGTCTTATCCCTAAACATGTACCGCAACTCTTTTGAGGCTTGTGAGTCAGTTGACCACATCACTAGCAATG GTGATTTTTGCTTCCTTGAGAAGATAACAGCGAAATATGCTATAGCTTCATCTGTGTATTTGATGTGCAAGATTCTAAAGAAGTTATATTTCATCACTGATGAACGTGGTCTCTTATATGAAGCAGCAGAAACATGGGTGGATGCTCTAAATGGTGGAATTTTCTTG CTTTTGCCTTGTTCAATTTGTGTAGGGGGGTCTAAGCCTAACCTAGCTGACCTTGCTGTCTTTGGGGCGCTAAGATTCAGCCGTAACCTTAGTTCTGGTAGAGATGTGGTGGGACACACTCGAATTGGGGAGTGGTACTCTAGAATGGAGGAAGTGGTTGGAGGTTTATCAAGGATCAAGGCTTAA